The following proteins are co-located in the Sphaeramia orbicularis chromosome 24, fSphaOr1.1, whole genome shotgun sequence genome:
- the LOC115415612 gene encoding uncharacterized threonine-rich GPI-anchored glycoprotein PJ4664.02-like isoform X3, translating into MAISKNGLTIVALLVTIYILETGKFNGLTNLVLPESDEDVFLSQIRDKRDAHTDQWNYIIDVVVNTSDVETFQLIQSVLNVTSLPIQLDNTTEVSAIDITTVCSPNNTGYQCRCTEQFAWPYSTCVTYGACEHLSNGLCTCINAIPLDGQFCQPISELLSVAEYEVNIELNLTHIDTVDFLRNVLNSGNFSLTLGPAINITHIDITTVCSINGSTFQCRCEDQYVWSYNNCITYGACDEITDNTCGCINSIPSDGRYCLPKREPPTVYEYEIFIDVNTTNLNHLKNTLKNIPLPLLISAQVNISDINVTTVCSQDNAGYQCRCENEYLWPCNKCTIYGKCNGTALNTCDCINAIPSDGQYCQSVHSQNFTACSQMTSTPTTTASPAIYEYFINFELNTTDVAVINQLRTILSNTSYPINVSNHIKISDINITTVCSPSSAGYQCRCEDQYRWSCDQCLSYGSCDNITDDTCGCIGAIPSDGQYCQPVNNNFTSCPLTSPTPPPTGYTQYTSPNTTTEMSTTTPTTITTSPPVFYEYIISVELNTTDVAVINQLRTILSNTSYPININNHIQISDINVSTVCSPSSVGYLCRCEDQYRWSCDQCLSYGSCDNITDDTCGCIGAIPSDGQYCQPVNNNFTSCPLTTPTPPPTDPPVLQEYIILVELNTTDVAVINQLRIILGNKSFPISITNHMQISDINITTVCSPSSAGYQCRCEDQYRWSCDQCLSYGSCDNITDDTCGCIGAIPSDGQYCQPVNNNFTSCPLTTPTPLSTDTPPNATTEMNTTTPTTITTSPPVFYEYIISVELNTTDVAVINQLRTILSNTSYPININNHIQISDINMSTVCSPSSAGYQCRCEDQYRWSCDQCLSYGSCDNITDDTCGCIGAIPSDGQYCQPVNNNFTSCPLTTPTPPSTDTPRKATTEMNTTTPTTITTSPPVFYEYIISVELNTTDVAVINQLRTILSNTSYPININNHIQISDINMSTVCSLNGAGYQCRCEDQYRWSCDQCFSYESCDNITDDACGCINAIPSDGQYCQSVNNNFTSCRPTTPIPPPAGSTPISTTEMNTTTFVPTSPTFLTNSTPNATTEMNTTTPTTTTTSPPVFYEYIISVELNTTNVAVINQLRTVLGNINYPININNHIQISDINMSTVCSPNGSIYQCRCEERYQWSCHMCSMFGKCDNFTDNACGCINALPPDGVYCQPVSDVVICPTPTPQTNTTPNATTVLNTTAAPTSLTAMTNATTDVNRTTTATPSMTNVTDTTSSATTVLNSTTPAPTSPTDVTNTTPNATTEMNITTPTTIPTMEVTNTTTVLNTTITPTSVTVTNTTLNATTEINATTIPTTEFNNATTYLSTTTAAPSVTNVTNVTAYLNMTTAAPTSVTNTTPQATTEMNTTTSTTIPSTEVMSTTFNATTGMNTTTPTTIPTTEVTNTTTDLNITTAAPTSADTLTNATTVLITTTAAPTSTMDVRNTTPNATTVLNTIKPTTLPTTEVTNSTSVATTIINTTTVATRPITSINLTTVATTNMNTTTVTTIPTAAETDSTPVATTLLNTTITTTSPTSFFTVVTNSTAVATTIMNNITTLMPTVMTHLTSTATEPVNTTITTSSPSTAVSTIATTYMSTTVVTSVDGTSPNATQSSTTSEVMTTPVATTTTNAMTMNTIVTSTPGAPNEVSTGPVVTTLITSSAIPTTTSTTPIPTTTTTTPTTTTTTPTTTTTTPTTTTTTPTTTTTTTTTTSTTSTTVTVGATATIPATTTTSTIAATTSLPGISVAVSMRLDREYSPALSDSTSSEYKSLEEQILPQLERVYRSLAGFIRVSILGFREGSVITDFVIEASEIGPDELDTANQNLTEAMRDVAAIIGSPSTSYTSPTQLTLRQRITYTGKTMRLQCGPPPENIDVGQINGAEWRFKGRVIDSDSGRLTASTKTSESELTVNNVILADIGLYECTLKGRVINYIQKRSVTTDNIQPAPNVRLQSVVNVKCNEGAEEILKCCVQPEYKVKWYNEDGGVLPSENNSENDEYCIRHKYKVTSCNQQQRTEIFTCRVNNLKEYEMETKLIVFPGAATCEDTQFGSGRAGDESTIECDKGQEGNKTAECQSTGEWRLVKDTCIVTKIKELLVESEGLVEVAVPDFVGNLSETVETEKTEVTESSETISAIVDIIETVAGVTNVVTEPVMQSVLETVDVIIADEARESWQILNANEARNASSELLGSLEVLADGLFGEFTIRTQRILLNRTAFNDSFRAFLNSSVDIHIPDTNMENVFITTIIFSTLDNVLPPRNASFNVSLFNITSNETVFDNTINAAVVLIRVNATINNVTLSYSKKNNSLILNTQCVFWNFILFDGIGAWDDEGCTFVSDINDTVTCNCSHLTSFSILMATDIPSSIKDILDVITYVGVGISMASLIICLIIEGYVWKAITRNSTAFMRHVSIVNTALSLLIADICFIIGAAIAKNPLENPNENYQVPVGPCSTATFFMHFFYLALFFWMLVSGLLLFYRTVMVFSHMSKSTMLAIGFSLGYGAPLIIAVITVAVTASTDGYIRENEACWLRWKDTKALLALVIPALTIVFINIIIMFVVLVKILRRGVGDAAQPDEKHTLKVIARCVLILTPLFGLTWALGVGTMVSPTDKGIHIAFAFFNSLQGFFILVFGTLIDSKILSILSRNVPTLSSGSNQTGTRSTSGGSSTLSGLMGRLRGRRYVYHVSQTTSSSGNEPVESYSNI; encoded by the exons AACTACTGTCTGTGGCTGAATATGAAGTAAATATCGAGTTGAACCTGACACATATCGACACAGTGGATTTTCTCAGGAATGTACTGAATAGTGGCAACTTTTCTCTGACTCTTGGCCCTGCCATCAATATCACACATATTGACATCACCACAG tgtgttccATTAATGGGAGCACGTTCCAGTGCCGATGTGAAGATCAGTATGTGTGGTCATACAACAACTGTATAACATACGGAGCATGTGATGAGATCACTGATAACACGTGTGGGTGTATTAACAGTATTCCATCTGATGGCCGATACTGCCTGCCAAAAAGAG AACCTCCAACTGTTTATGAATATGAGATTTTCATAGATGTGAACACTACAAACTTAAATCACCTGAAAAACACTTTGAAGAATATCCCACTTCCCCTTCTTATCAGTGCACAAGTTAACATTTCAGATATCAATGTTACTACAG TTTGCAGCCAAGATAATGCTGGGTACCAGTGCAGATGTGAGAATGAATATCTCTGGCCATGTAACAAGTGCACCATCTATGGAAAATGTAATGGTACTGCACTTAACACGTGTGATTGTATTAATGCCATTCCCAGTGATGGACAGTACTGTCAGTCAGTACACAGTCAAA ACTTTACAGCGTGTTCTCAGATGACCTCGACACCAACAACAACAG ctTCTCCAGCTATTTATGAGTACTTCATAAATTTTGAGTTGAACACCACAGATGTCGCAGTAATAAATCAACTGAGGACCATTCTTAGCAACACCAGTTACCCCATCAATGTCAGCAACCACATAAAAATCTCTGACATTAACATTACCACAG TGTGTTCTCCGAGCAGCGCTGGTTACCAGTGCAGATGTGAGGATCAATATCGCTGGTCATGTGACCAGTGTTTATCATATGGATCATGTGACAATATCACTGATGACACATGTGGGTGTATCGGTGCAATTCCCTCTGATGGACAGTACTGTCAGCCTGTCAATAACA ACTTCACATCTTGTCCTCTTACATCTCCAACTCCACCACCAACAGGTTACACTCAAT ACACATCACCTAATACTACAACAGAAATGAGCACTACAACACCCACAACTATAACAACAT CTCCTCCAGTATTTTATGAATACATAATTTCTGTTGAGTTGAACACCACAGATGTTGCTGTAATAAATCAACTGAGGACCATTTTGAGCAACACCAGTTACCCCATCAACATCAACAATCACATACAAATCTCTGACATCAATGTGTCTACAG TGTGTTCTCCGAGCAGCGTCGGTTACCTGTGCAGATGTGAGGATCAGTATCGCTGGTCATGTGACCAGTGTTTATCATATGGATCATGTGACAACATCACTGATGATACATGTGGGTGTATCGGTGCAATTCCCTCTGATGGACAGTACTGTCAGCCTGTCAATAACA ACTTCACATCTTGTCCTCTTACAACACCAACTCCACCACCAACAG ATCCTCCAGTCCTTCAGGAATACATTATTTTGGTTGAGTTGAACACAACAGATGTTGCAGTAATAAATCAACTGAGGATCATTTTAGGAAACAAAAGTTTCCCCATCAGTATCACCAACCACATGCAAATCTCTGACATCAACATTACGACAg TGTGTTCTCCAAGCAGTGCTGGTTACCAGTGCAGATGTGAGGATCAGTATCGCTGGTCATGTGACCAGTGTTTATCATATGGATCCTGTGACAACATCACTGATGACACATGTGGATGTATCGGTGCAATTCCCTCTGATGGACAGTACTGTCAGCCTGTCAATAACA ACTTCACATCTTGTCCTCTTACAACACCAACTCCACTGTCAACAG ACACACCACCTAATGCTACAACAGAAATGAACACTACAACACCCACAACTATAACAACAT CTCCTCCAGTATTTTATGAATACATAATTTCTGTTGAGTTGAACACCACAGATGTTGCTGTAATAAATCAACTGAGGACCATTCTGAGCAACACCAGTTACCCCATCAACATCAACAATCACATACAAATCTCTGACATCAATATGTCTACAG TGTGTTCTCCGAGCAGCGCTGGTTACCAGTGCAGATGTGAGGATCAGTATCGCTGGTCATGTGACCAGTGTTTATCATATGGATCCTGTGACAACATCACTGATGATACATGTGGGTGTATCGGTGCAATTCCCTCTGATGGACAGTACTGTCAGCCTGTCAATAACA ACTTCACATCTTGTCCTCTTACAACACCAACTCCACCATCAACAG ACACACCACGTAAAGCTACAACAGAAATGAACACTACAACACCCACAACTATAACAACAT CTCCTCCAGTGTTTTATGAATACATAATTTCTGTTGAGTTGAACACCACAGATGTTGCTGTAATAAATCAACTGAGGACCATTCTGAGCAACACCAGTTACCCCATCAACATCAACAACCACATACAAATATCTGACATCAATATGTCTACAG tgtgTTCTTTGAACGGCGCTGGTTACCAGTGCAGATGTGAGGATCAGTATCGCTGGTcatgtgaccagtgtttttcatatgaatcatgtGACAACATCACTGATGACGCATGTGGATGTATCAATGCAATTCCCTCTGATGGACAGTACTGTCAGTCTGTCAATAACA ATTTCACATCTTGTCGTCCTACAACACCAATTCCACCACCAGCAG GGTCAACACCTATTTCCACGACAGAGATGAACACCACTACATTTGTGCCAACATCACCGACATTTTTGACAA ACTCAACACCTAATGCTACAACAGAAATGAACACGACGACACCCACAACTACAACAACAT CTCCTCCAGTTTTTTATGAATACATCATTTCTGTTGAGTTGAACACCACAAATGTTGCTGTAATAAATCAACTGAGGACTGTTCTGGGCAACATTAATTACCCCATCAACATCAACAACCACATACAAATCTCTGACATCAATATGTCTACAG TTTGTTCCCCAAATGGTTCTATATACCAGTGCAGATGTGAGGAACGATATCAGTGGTCTTGTCATATGTGCTCCATGTTTGGAAAATGTGACAATTTTACGGACAACGCTTGTGGCTGCATCAATGCTCTTCCCCCAGATGGTGTTTACTGCCAGCCTGTGTCAG ATGTGGTTATTTGCCCAACACCAACTCCACAAACTA ATACAACACCTAATGCTACAACAGTCCTTAACACTACAGCTGCACCTACATCACTGACAGCTATGACGA ATGCTACAACAGATGTAAACCGTACTACAACTGCAACACCATCAATGACAAATGTGACAG ACACAACATCAAGTGCTACCACAGTTTTGAACTCTACTACACCAGCACCAACATCACCTACAGACGTGACAA ATACAACACCTAATGCTACAACAGAAATGAACATTACAACACCCACAACGATACCAACAATGGAAGTTACAA ACACTACAACAGTCCTGAATACTACGATAACACCAACCTCAGTGACTGTAACAA ATACAACACTCAATGCTACAACTGAAATAAATGCTACAACAATACCAACAACTGAATTTAACA ATGCTACAACATATCTGAGCACTACTACAGCGGCACCATCAGTGACTAATGTGACAA ATGTTACAGCATATCTAAACAtgactacagctgcaccaacatcAGTAACAA ACACAACACCGCAAGCTACTACAGAGATGAACACAACAACATCCACAACTATACCATCTACTGAAGTTATGA GCACAACATTTAATGCTACGACAGGCATGAACACAACAACACCCACAACTATACCAACAACTGAAGTTACCA ACACTACAACGGATCTAAACATTACTACGGCTGCACCAACATCAGCAGACACTCTAACAA ATGCTACAACAGTTCTAATTACAACCACAGCTGCTCCAACATCAACGATGGACGTAAGAA ACACAACACCTAATGCTACGACAGTCCTCAACACTATAAAACCTACAACTTTACCAACAACTGAAGTTACTA ATTCAACATCAGTTGCGACAACCATCATAAACACAACAACAGTTGCCACAAGACCAATAACTTCAATAA ATTTAACTACAGTTGCCACCACAAATATGAATACAACTACAGTTACCACAATACCAACAGCAGCTGAAACCG ATTCAACACCAGTTGCTACAACACTCCTCAACACTACAATAACTACAACTTCACCAACATCTTTTTTCACAGTAGTCACAA aTTCGACAGCTGTTGCTACAACCATTATGAACAACATAACAACCCTAATGCCAACAGTGATGACAC ATTTGACATCTACAGCCACAGAACCAGTCAACACTACAATAACGACATCTTCACCATCCACTGCAG TTTCAACAATTGCCACAACATATATGAGCACGACGGTTGTTACAA GTGTTGATGGGACAAGCCCTAATGCAACACAAAGTTCAACAACTTCAGAAGTTATGACTACGCCAGTTGCAACCACCACTACAAATGCAATGACTATGAATACAATTGTCACCAGCACTCCTGGAGCTCCCAATGAAGTTTCTACAGGACCTGTGGTTACTACACTTATTACCAGCAGCGCTATTCctacaactacttctactactcctATTCCTACCACTACAACAACAACTCCTACCACTACGACAACAACTCCTACCACTACAACAACAACTCCTACCACTACGACAACAACTCCTACcactacaacaacaactactaccaCAACTTCAACTACGAGTACCACTGTCACTGTTGGTGCTACCGCAACTATCCCTGCTACTACAACGACCAGTACAATTGCTGCAACTACTTCACTACCAG GAATCAGTGTAGCAGTGTCTATGAGATTAGACAGAGAGTATAGCCCAGCACTGAGTGATTCAACAAGTTCTGAATACAAGAGTCTTGAAGAACAGATTCTTCCTCAG TTAGAAAGAGTATATCGAAGCCTGGCTGGGTTTATTCGTGTTTCTATATTGGGATTCAG AGAAGGGAGTGTCATAACAGATTTTGTTATTGAAGCATCAGAAATTGGACCCGATGAACTGGACACAGCAAATCAAAATCTCACTGAAGCAATGAGGGATGTTGCCGCAATCATTGGATCACCTTCTACATCGTACACCT CTCCGACTCAACTCACTCTACGTCAAAGAATCACTTATACTGGTAAAACCATGAGACTGCAGTGTGGGCCCCCTCCAGAAAACATTGATGTGGGACAAATTAATGGGGCTGAGTGGAGATTTAAAGGACGGGTAAttgacagtgacagtggaaggctTACAGCCTCTACCAAAACCTCAGAGTCTGAGCTTACAGTGAACAACGTCATTCTTGCTGATATTG GACTTTATGAATGCACCTTGAAGGGGAGGGTTATAAATTATATCCAAAAAAGATCTGTAACAACAGATAATATTCAACCAGCTCCTAATGTGCGACTACAAAGTGTTGTGAATGTCAAGTGCAATGAAGGAGCAGAGGAGATCCTTAAATGTTGTGTGCAGCCTGAATATAAAGTCAAGTGGTACAACGAAGATGGTGGTGTTTTGCCCTCAG AGAATAATTCTGAGAATGACGAATATTGCATCAGACACAAGTATAAGGTGACAAGTTGCAACCAACAACAGAGAACAGAGATTTTTACATGCCGAGTGAATAACCTAAAAGAATatgaaatggaaacaaaattgattgTGTTCCCAGGAG CTGCTACATGTGAGGACACACAGTTTGGGAGTGGAAGAGCAGGTGATGAATCGACAATAGAATGTGATAAAGGTCAAGAGGGGAACAAGACTGCTGAATGTCAGAGTACAGGGGAGTGGAGGCTTGTGAAGGACACCTGCATTGTGACAAAAATCAAAGAATTGTTGGTCGAGTCAGAG GGTTTGGTTGAGGTTGCTGTCCCAGATTTTGTGGGAAATCTAAGTGAAACTGTTGAAACGGAGAAAACAGAAGTTACCGAATCATCTGAAACCATATCAGCGATTGTTGACATTATTGAAACAGTTGCTGGAGTAACTAATGTTGTCACTGAACCTGTCATGCAA AGTGTACTAGAAACAGTTGATGTCATTATTGCTGATGAAGCAAGAGAGTCCTGGCAAATTCTGAATGCAAATGAAGCCCGTAATGCCAGTTCAGAATTATTGGGCTCACTTGAAGTTCTCGCAGATGGTCTATTTGGAGAGTTTACCATCAGGACTCAACGGATCCTGCTCAACAGAACTGCATTTAATGACTCCTTTAGAGCATTCTTGAATTCCAGTGTTGACATTCACATTCCTGACACAAATATGGAGAATGTCTTCATCACCACTATCATTTTCTCAACATTAGATAATGTTTTGCCACCACGGAATGCTAGCTTCAATGTCAGCCTCTTTAACATCACCAGCAACGAAACTGTTTTTGATAACACCATCAATGCTGCAGTGGTGCTCATCAGAGTAAATGCAACGATTAACAATGTTACCCTGAGCTACAGCAAGAAAAACAACTCTTTGATCCTGAACACTCAGTGTGTTTTCTGGAACTTCATACTCTTTGATGGCATAGGTGCATGGGATGATGAAGGCTGTACATTTGTTTCCGACATTAATGACACTGTAACCTGCAACTGCAGCCATCTCACCTCCTTCTCAATACTGATGGCCACTGACATCCCTTCTTCAATCAAAGATATCTTGGATGTCATCACCTATGTTGGTGTTGGAATATCTATGGCCAGCCTAATTATATGTCTGATTATTGAGGGATATGTTTGGAAAGCCATCACTAGAAACAGCACTGCCTTCATGCGTCATGTTTCTATTGTAAATACAGCTCTATCTCTTTTGATTGCAGACATCTGTTTCATTATTGGGGCTGCTATTGCCAAGAATCCCCTTGAAAACCCAAATGAAAACTATCAAGTTCCAGTTGGACCATGTAGCACAGCAACATTTTTTATGCACTTTTTCTACCTTGCACTGTTCTTCTGGATGCTTGTTTCAGGCCTTCTCCTCTTCTACCGCACAGTTATGGTCTTCTCCCACATGTCTAAGTCAACCATGTTAGCCATCGGTTTCAGTCTAGGCTATGGGGCCCCACTAATAATAGCTGTCATTACTGTTGCTGTTACTGCATCAACAGATGGGTACATCAGGGAAAATGAAGCCTGCTGGTTGAGATGGAAAGACACCAAGGCTTTGTTGGCTTTGGTGATACCTGCCTTAACTATAGTTTTCATTAACATTATAATTATGTTCGTGGTCTTGGTCAAAATCCTGAGGAGAGGTGTAGGAGATGCTGCCCAGCCAGATGAAAAGCACACACTGAAGGTCATTGCAAGATGTGTGCTCATTTTGACTCCTTTATTTGGACTGACATGGGCTTTAGGAGTGGGGACCATGGTCTCACCAACAGATAAAGGAATCCACATTGCCTTTGCATTCTTCAATTCACTGCAG GGtttcttcattttagtgtttGGAACACTAATTGATTCAAAG ATTCTTTCTATCCTCTCAAGAAATGTTCCAACACTAAGCTCAGGCTCCAATCAAACAGGAACCAGa AGCACAAGTGGTGGTAGTTCTACTCTCAGTGGCCTTATGGGCAGACTACGTGGAAGAAGAT ATGTCTACCATGTGTCACAAACCACCAGCTCCAGTGGCAATGAACCGGTGGAgtcatattcaaatatttga